A stretch of Paenibacillus mucilaginosus 3016 DNA encodes these proteins:
- a CDS encoding GerAB/ArcD/ProY family transporter codes for MRITLKQATLWFILYEIGSAILVLPSTLATAARQDAWLSVLLAIGVHLLWIPLYVSIAGQMNQQTMGVHLRALFGTWAGKLLLLSFILCFPYLILVLTLRNLGDFLTTSITPRSPIEMVYAMMLAAVIYGGRLGARVIGRAAEILYPLFIFLCIIMMASLLPGVKMGHMLPILENGVKPAIRGSIPLLAFPYMETVLFLFLVPLLQGKEIWKKAVTKSSLISGFVYLATTWVVIMVLSPEVTENLLFPSYFAVRTISIWNFYERFEVLLAVLYFITIFFRINLLMYVSAHGLAEVFELKDASPLLLPLALASLFLANVVWPNISFLLDFLKIWPAYAMLFGYLFPLLLWLGAHVKKSF; via the coding sequence ATGCGGATTACTCTGAAACAAGCAACCCTCTGGTTCATCCTATACGAAATCGGCAGCGCGATTCTCGTCCTCCCTTCCACGCTTGCAACCGCAGCCAGGCAGGATGCCTGGCTGTCTGTCCTCTTGGCTATAGGCGTTCATCTTCTATGGATTCCTCTGTATGTCTCCATTGCAGGCCAGATGAATCAGCAGACCATGGGCGTCCATTTGAGGGCATTGTTCGGTACATGGGCCGGAAAGCTGCTGCTGCTAAGCTTTATACTGTGCTTTCCCTATCTCATCCTGGTGCTGACGCTCCGGAATTTGGGTGATTTCCTGACCACCTCGATCACTCCCAGATCGCCAATCGAAATGGTGTATGCCATGATGCTTGCGGCTGTAATCTATGGGGGACGGCTGGGAGCAAGGGTCATCGGACGAGCCGCCGAGATATTGTATCCCCTGTTCATCTTTCTGTGTATTATCATGATGGCCTCCCTGCTTCCAGGCGTCAAGATGGGGCATATGCTTCCGATATTGGAGAACGGTGTGAAGCCTGCCATTCGAGGGTCCATTCCGCTGCTTGCCTTTCCTTATATGGAAACGGTTCTGTTCTTGTTCCTCGTTCCTTTGCTGCAGGGAAAGGAAATTTGGAAGAAAGCTGTCACTAAGAGTTCCCTGATCAGCGGATTTGTTTATCTAGCCACCACATGGGTCGTCATTATGGTCCTGAGCCCGGAAGTGACGGAAAACTTGTTGTTCCCCAGTTATTTTGCGGTCCGCACCATCAGTATCTGGAACTTCTACGAGCGTTTCGAAGTACTGCTCGCCGTCCTCTACTTTATCACCATATTTTTCCGGATCAATCTGCTCATGTATGTATCAGCTCATGGACTAGCCGAAGTATTTGAACTGAAGGATGCCTCTCCCCTGCTGCTGCCATTGGCTCTTGCTTCCTTGTTTCTGGCCAACGTCGTTTGGCCCAACATTTCATTTTTGCTGGATTTTCTCAAAATTTGGCCTGCCTACGCCATGCTGTTCGGGTACCTGTTCCCACTCTTGTTATGGCTAGGGGCGCATGTTAAGAAAAGCTTTTGA
- a CDS encoding spore germination protein codes for MIDKTALLETVIPSLLDRSKIHPQDDTADLWAHIKHHVMGVGEISSAASLKEALDSILSGGVLLLVEGSCTGLLLALSGWKDRGITESQTQSVIRGPQEAFTDTLRTNTTQVRRRVRHPGVRVISKKIGTSTRTDVAVMYLEGSADPDLVVQITNRLDQYPLDRVLESEYLEEWLLADKQKSVFPTIYNTDRPDTIAAGLLDGKIAIFVDGTPFVLLAPALFIEFIHSSEDYYQSNIYSNVIRVLRYISLLVCLLAPSVYIALTTYHQDMLPTQLLLSLAAQREGIPFPAFVEALLMEVTFEILREAGLRMPRTIGQAVSIVGTIVIGQAAVEANIVSAVMVIIVSITAISSFVIPSYTMSIALRLLRFGFMGLSATFGAYGITIGLFILILHLCSLESVGVPYLSPLAPYSKSKQKDALLRFPHWAFRSRRPKV; via the coding sequence ATGATCGATAAGACGGCCCTGCTTGAAACGGTTATTCCCTCTCTGCTCGACCGCAGCAAAATTCATCCCCAGGATGACACTGCGGATCTATGGGCTCATATCAAACATCATGTTATGGGCGTTGGCGAGATTTCATCCGCAGCTTCTCTGAAGGAAGCGTTAGATAGCATTCTCTCTGGCGGGGTTCTTCTCTTAGTGGAGGGAAGCTGCACTGGATTGCTCCTCGCCCTCTCGGGATGGAAGGACCGCGGCATTACGGAGTCCCAGACCCAGTCGGTTATTCGGGGCCCGCAGGAAGCCTTTACCGATACACTTCGCACCAACACGACCCAGGTTCGCCGCAGAGTCCGGCATCCTGGGGTTCGTGTTATTTCAAAGAAGATCGGCACATCCACCCGGACGGATGTGGCTGTCATGTATCTGGAAGGTTCCGCTGACCCGGACCTGGTGGTTCAGATCACTAACCGGTTGGATCAATATCCGCTGGACCGCGTTTTGGAGAGCGAGTATTTGGAGGAATGGCTGCTTGCCGACAAGCAAAAGTCGGTTTTTCCAACGATTTACAATACGGATCGGCCAGACACCATTGCCGCAGGTCTGCTGGATGGCAAGATTGCCATCTTTGTGGACGGCACCCCCTTTGTCCTGCTTGCCCCCGCCCTGTTCATTGAATTTATCCATTCATCGGAGGATTATTATCAATCCAATATTTACAGCAATGTTATTCGGGTTCTGCGTTATATATCGCTGCTCGTATGCCTGCTGGCACCTTCTGTTTATATTGCGCTGACCACCTACCATCAGGATATGCTGCCGACACAGCTGCTGCTCAGCCTGGCTGCCCAGCGGGAGGGGATTCCGTTCCCTGCTTTTGTCGAGGCCCTTTTAATGGAAGTAACATTTGAAATATTGCGTGAGGCCGGATTGCGTATGCCGCGGACGATCGGGCAGGCGGTGTCGATCGTAGGCACCATTGTCATCGGCCAAGCTGCCGTTGAAGCCAACATCGTATCGGCAGTCATGGTGATCATTGTGTCCATCACTGCCATCTCCAGCTTTGTGATTCCGTCCTACACGATGTCCATTGCCCTGCGATTGCTTCGATTTGGATTCATGGGTCTGTCAGCTACTTTTGGCGCATACGGGATCACGATCGGCCTGTTTATACTGATTCTACATTTGTGCAGCTTGGAATCGGTTGGAGTGCCCTATCTCAGTCCCCTGGCTCCCTATTCCAAGTCCAAACAAAAGGATGCTCTCCTCCGTTTCCCACACTGGGCATTTCGTTCAAGGAGACCCAAAGTATGA
- a CDS encoding helix-turn-helix domain-containing protein, translated as MNQIRMHTGSFPLVRDVGMTLTSEGWVHPDRITDFNVFIFVIKGQMQVVEEGTEYILRAGMGFFLKSGLHHLGTAGTIPGTSTIWIHFSEGLQDAHVPERVEEGSLQPFQASRTYKVFGPVDYRFELLLPKLVELQEPASFISKVKDLYELYCSAPLFGHVLLSIKTMELFLDLYRLHHDPERHRMTSKSDAVVRKLALYLEEHWESLLEPDRIRAEFGLNYRYMSTLFKTRMGISIFHYHERHRIHKAAELLKSTSMNISEVSDKLKYTSPYYFSRVFKKVMGEAPSVYIRNIYRM; from the coding sequence ATGAATCAAATACGAATGCACACCGGTTCATTTCCTCTTGTGCGGGACGTGGGGATGACCCTGACGAGTGAAGGCTGGGTTCATCCTGACCGGATTACGGATTTCAATGTGTTTATCTTTGTAATTAAGGGTCAAATGCAGGTTGTGGAAGAAGGTACGGAATATATTCTCCGAGCAGGCATGGGATTCTTCCTGAAAAGTGGACTCCATCACTTGGGCACAGCAGGAACCATCCCAGGCACTTCCACGATCTGGATCCACTTCTCCGAGGGTCTGCAGGATGCACATGTTCCTGAACGGGTCGAAGAAGGCAGCCTCCAACCGTTTCAAGCGTCAAGAACCTATAAGGTTTTTGGACCGGTTGACTATCGATTCGAACTCCTGCTGCCCAAGTTGGTAGAGCTGCAGGAACCAGCCTCCTTCATCTCCAAAGTAAAGGACTTGTACGAATTGTACTGCTCTGCTCCGTTGTTTGGTCATGTGCTGTTAAGCATAAAAACGATGGAGCTCTTTCTGGACCTCTACCGGCTGCACCATGACCCGGAACGCCACAGAATGACTAGTAAGTCCGATGCCGTTGTCCGCAAGCTAGCTCTTTATCTCGAAGAGCACTGGGAGAGCCTGCTTGAGCCTGATCGGATCCGCGCTGAGTTTGGGCTCAATTACCGCTATATGAGCACTTTATTCAAGACCAGAATGGGGATCAGTATATTTCACTATCATGAACGCCACCGCATACATAAAGCGGCTGAGTTATTAAAGAGTACGAGCATGAACATATCCGAAGTAAGCGACAAGCTCAAATATACGAGTCCCTATTACTTCAGTCGTGTCTTCAAGAAAGTGATGGGCGAAGCGCCGTCCGTCTATATCCGCAACATCTATAGGATGTAA
- a CDS encoding Ger(x)C family spore germination protein gives MKAGNLKRAFTLLWICLPGLVLLTGCWDRRELNEVSVALAAGIDMVDGGYEVTLQVVDPSQMSRNRSADRSPTLIVSEKDLTVYEAIRKITTKASRKMYAGHLQLLILDEKIAKQGIREALDLFFRDYEPRPSFNIVLSRGYSAKDILSIVTPFEVLPAADLYKSLQVSERAWAPTAAVNVVDLYQMLTKKGLEPVLTGITLIGDVDKGKKSDNVKQQTTYGEYQYKGIGVFRDDKLLGWLNESDSKAYSYVMNKVSSTVGKAKCPGGEGEFAVEVTEAKSSMKPMLVGGKPEMHIKLSVEGNIGEVTCAVDLKKEKDYLALEQAGRDTIHHIVDSGIRNSQQLYGVDIYGFGIAFHRKFPAQWHLWEKDWNSRFKEMHVLVEIDYHLRKLGKIISPLESLSKSE, from the coding sequence ATGAAAGCAGGAAATTTAAAAAGAGCCTTTACCCTGTTATGGATATGCCTGCCTGGCCTTGTGCTGCTCACGGGCTGCTGGGACCGCAGGGAATTGAACGAGGTTTCCGTTGCCCTCGCAGCCGGGATTGACATGGTTGACGGCGGGTATGAGGTCACCCTGCAGGTTGTCGATCCTTCGCAGATGTCCCGCAACCGGTCGGCTGACCGTTCCCCTACGCTTATCGTTTCCGAGAAAGACCTAACGGTATATGAAGCGATCCGCAAAATCACCACCAAGGCCTCCCGGAAAATGTACGCCGGCCACCTCCAGCTGCTGATTCTGGATGAGAAAATAGCAAAACAGGGGATACGGGAGGCACTGGATTTATTCTTCCGGGACTACGAGCCCCGGCCATCTTTCAACATTGTCTTAAGCAGGGGATACAGCGCCAAGGATATCCTGTCCATCGTCACCCCTTTCGAGGTTTTACCTGCAGCCGATCTCTATAAATCCCTTCAGGTTTCTGAAAGGGCTTGGGCACCCACAGCCGCCGTCAATGTGGTGGATCTATACCAGATGCTGACCAAGAAAGGACTGGAGCCGGTGCTTACCGGGATCACCTTAATCGGAGATGTAGACAAAGGGAAGAAAAGCGATAACGTCAAGCAGCAAACAACTTATGGCGAGTATCAGTACAAGGGCATAGGCGTTTTTCGCGATGACAAGCTGCTCGGCTGGCTGAACGAGTCAGACAGCAAAGCGTACAGCTATGTGATGAATAAGGTGAGCAGCACAGTAGGTAAAGCAAAATGCCCTGGCGGTGAGGGAGAATTCGCGGTGGAGGTGACTGAGGCCAAGTCGAGCATGAAGCCGATGCTGGTGGGCGGCAAGCCGGAAATGCACATCAAACTTTCGGTAGAAGGAAATATCGGCGAGGTGACATGCGCTGTTGATTTGAAGAAAGAGAAGGATTACCTGGCGCTTGAGCAAGCAGGTCGGGATACAATTCATCATATCGTGGACAGCGGCATTCGGAACAGTCAGCAATTGTATGGGGTAGATATTTATGGATTCGGCATCGCCTTCCACCGGAAATTTCCAGCTCAATGGCACCTGTGGGAAAAGGATTGGAACAGCAGATTTAAGGAGATGCACGTTCTTGTTGAGATAGATTACCATTTGCGCAAGCTGGGAAAAATCATTTCGCCGCTGGAAAGCCTCTCCAAGTCGGAGTGA
- a CDS encoding AraC family transcriptional regulator, with product MRGKLNMGYNYNSLRTSFDFAYQSTTTLEDWHIFHMHEGMEFLYVHEGRGNAIIDQKIVEMGPRTLVYFQPFQLHGTKVYLDQSSVYTRSILSFEPSELNAYLQLYPALKAFFHSLWKTKQAAQIISELPANNPLESMFEHYHRTLSSPSEMKEAYILFIIGFLQYVKSIWPQQKVDEDQLTATSPSYMERIMTWIEENYTNEFHLEDLSKELHLSPYYIAHLFHNSTGSNISQYLTARRMRQACWLLKNSTLSIQQICQQVGLTNVSYFCKKFKEFTGRTPLKYRIGGAQ from the coding sequence GTGAGGGGCAAATTAAATATGGGCTATAATTATAATTCATTGCGCACATCTTTTGACTTCGCTTATCAATCCACAACCACCCTTGAGGACTGGCATATCTTTCATATGCATGAAGGGATGGAGTTTCTCTATGTTCATGAAGGTAGAGGCAACGCCATTATTGATCAAAAAATAGTTGAAATGGGCCCCCGTACGTTGGTGTATTTCCAGCCTTTTCAACTCCATGGTACAAAAGTATATCTGGACCAATCCAGCGTCTATACGAGGTCGATTCTGTCGTTCGAACCCTCTGAATTGAATGCATATCTGCAGCTTTACCCTGCCTTGAAGGCGTTTTTTCATTCCCTATGGAAAACAAAACAGGCAGCTCAAATTATCTCGGAGCTGCCCGCGAATAACCCTCTTGAAAGCATGTTTGAACATTACCATCGTACCCTGAGCTCCCCAAGTGAAATGAAAGAAGCATACATCCTGTTTATCATCGGTTTCCTCCAATATGTGAAGAGCATTTGGCCTCAACAAAAGGTTGATGAAGATCAGCTGACCGCCACATCCCCGTCATATATGGAAAGAATCATGACTTGGATAGAAGAGAATTACACGAATGAATTTCATCTGGAGGATCTGAGTAAAGAACTGCACCTGTCTCCTTATTACATTGCTCATCTGTTTCATAACTCGACGGGTTCCAATATCTCACAGTACTTAACGGCACGAAGAATGCGGCAGGCATGCTGGCTGTTGAAGAACAGCACCTTATCCATTCAACAAATCTGCCAACAGGTTGGGCTCACCAATGTATCTTATTTCTGCAAGAAGTTCAAGGAATTTACCGGCAGGACTCCCTTGAAATACAGAATAGGAGGAGCCCAATAA
- a CDS encoding Gfo/Idh/MocA family protein produces MSIPANHKLRVAVVGLRFGGAFAPIYHAHPNVEYVAICDTDRELLHKYGDKFGFERRYERLEDILASDEYDAVHLVSPIPLHGKQSVEVLRAGKHCACTVPMATTIEDLRAIVEAQRETGLHYMMMETAVYTYQFLYAQEMYRRGEFGRIQFLRGAHYQDMVNWPSYWMGLPPMHYATHAISPLLALTGSRATKVNCIGSGVMNDELVRQYGNPYPVESALFQLDQDQLSAEVTRSLFQTTRPYMESFNIYGEEASLEWHMEDEPLRLFRTHAEVEGERGRKVDTTIVKAPSRPDLLPPELAEHITSQAILDPNNPHQSVLQGNGHHGSHPHLVHEFLRSIIEKRKPWIDAVTAANWTAAGICAHESAMSGGREVIIPSFE; encoded by the coding sequence ATGAGTATCCCTGCGAACCATAAATTACGTGTAGCTGTAGTTGGGCTTCGATTTGGAGGTGCCTTCGCCCCGATTTATCATGCACATCCTAACGTAGAATACGTTGCGATCTGTGATACCGACCGTGAACTGTTACATAAGTATGGCGACAAATTCGGCTTTGAACGACGGTATGAGCGTTTGGAGGATATCCTTGCATCTGACGAATACGATGCCGTACACCTGGTCTCACCTATCCCGCTCCATGGCAAACAGTCTGTGGAGGTACTGCGGGCGGGCAAACACTGTGCATGCACCGTTCCGATGGCTACTACGATTGAGGACTTGCGGGCGATTGTAGAAGCACAAAGAGAAACAGGACTTCATTATATGATGATGGAAACCGCTGTCTATACGTATCAGTTCTTGTATGCTCAAGAAATGTACCGCAGAGGGGAGTTCGGAAGAATTCAGTTCCTTCGAGGAGCCCATTATCAAGACATGGTCAATTGGCCTTCATACTGGATGGGCCTGCCTCCCATGCACTATGCAACCCATGCGATCTCACCGCTGCTAGCCCTGACAGGCTCAAGGGCAACAAAAGTGAACTGTATCGGCTCCGGCGTAATGAACGACGAACTGGTCCGGCAGTACGGCAACCCCTACCCCGTTGAGTCCGCTCTATTCCAACTGGATCAGGATCAGCTGAGTGCTGAAGTAACCCGCTCTCTGTTCCAGACGACAAGGCCTTATATGGAAAGCTTCAATATTTATGGCGAAGAAGCATCCCTGGAATGGCACATGGAAGATGAGCCTCTAAGACTTTTCCGGACGCACGCCGAGGTTGAGGGCGAACGCGGCCGCAAAGTGGATACTACGATCGTGAAGGCGCCATCAAGGCCAGACCTGCTTCCTCCTGAGCTCGCTGAACATATTACAAGTCAGGCCATACTCGATCCTAACAATCCTCACCAATCCGTGCTGCAGGGCAACGGCCACCACGGGTCTCATCCTCACTTGGTGCACGAATTTCTGCGCAGTATTATAGAGAAGCGCAAGCCTTGGATCGATGCTGTTACGGCAGCGAACTGGACTGCGGCGGGCATCTGTGCGCATGAATCTGCCATGAGCGGCGGCAGGGAAGTCATTATTCCTTCCTTCGAATAA
- a CDS encoding sulfite reductase subunit alpha, with protein sequence MQTTITDVTKVPTAFSRTNPFQAKVLKNVNLNGAGSSKETRHIELSLKGSDLSYAPGDCLGVIPENDKELVDALLEEMNWDAEMAVTVNKQDDTIPLKEALLKHVEITLLTKKMVQQAAELTENEELQKLVSNESNQLKEYIAGRDLLDLLRDFGPWKASAQEIVSLLRKMPPRLYSIASSIAANPQEVHLTIGAVRYTAHGRERKGVCSVFCAERLEVGDTLPVFIQQNKHFNLPESHDKDIIMVGPGTGIAPFRSFIQERAVNQATGRSWLFFGDQRSASDFLYQNELEEHLKDGELTRIETAFSRDTAQKVYVQHKMLENSKEIFEWLENGAYFYVCGDKQNMAKDVHNTLLSVIEKEGVMTPEAAEAYLNDMQKQGRYQRDVY encoded by the coding sequence GTGCAAACTACTATTACTGATGTCACAAAGGTACCAACAGCATTTTCAAGGACCAATCCATTTCAAGCGAAAGTTCTTAAGAATGTAAATTTGAACGGGGCCGGTTCCAGTAAAGAAACGAGACATATTGAATTATCGTTAAAAGGGTCGGATCTATCCTATGCTCCAGGTGATTGCCTTGGTGTTATCCCTGAAAATGATAAAGAACTAGTGGATGCCCTGCTGGAGGAAATGAACTGGGATGCAGAGATGGCTGTTACAGTTAATAAGCAAGATGACACAATCCCTTTAAAAGAGGCGCTGCTAAAACACGTTGAGATTACGTTGTTGACTAAAAAAATGGTACAGCAGGCAGCGGAACTAACAGAAAACGAAGAGTTACAGAAGCTTGTGTCGAATGAAAGTAATCAACTGAAAGAATATATCGCAGGGCGGGATTTGCTTGATTTGTTACGTGATTTTGGTCCATGGAAAGCATCTGCGCAAGAGATTGTCTCTTTATTAAGAAAAATGCCGCCGCGGTTGTATTCAATAGCAAGCAGCATCGCCGCCAATCCTCAGGAGGTGCATCTAACCATTGGAGCTGTTCGCTACACGGCTCACGGACGTGAACGAAAAGGAGTTTGTTCCGTTTTTTGTGCAGAACGTCTTGAAGTGGGAGATACACTTCCAGTATTTATTCAGCAAAATAAACACTTTAATCTGCCGGAGTCTCATGATAAAGATATCATTATGGTTGGTCCTGGTACGGGCATTGCACCATTCCGTTCCTTTATCCAGGAGCGTGCGGTTAATCAAGCAACAGGCAGATCATGGCTATTTTTTGGAGACCAGCGTTCAGCATCGGATTTTCTGTATCAGAACGAGTTGGAAGAACATCTAAAAGATGGGGAACTGACAAGAATAGAAACTGCATTCTCTCGTGATACTGCGCAAAAAGTATATGTACAGCATAAAATGCTTGAGAATAGTAAGGAAATATTCGAATGGCTGGAAAATGGCGCATACTTCTACGTTTGTGGAGATAAACAGAATATGGCTAAAGATGTCCATAACACGCTTCTCAGCGTGATTGAAAAAGAAGGTGTCATGACCCCTGAAGCAGCCGAGGCATATCTAAATGATATGCAAAAGCAAGGGCGTTACCAGCGTGATGTGTATTAA
- a CDS encoding DUF2264 domain-containing protein — MDQGELDRKRWIQWMLRIAEPVLSALNERSLKSSMPIQGKLDDRGEYTYLESLGRLLCGMAPWLELTALTGEEEELQRKMALIARNAIDAATDPSSPDFMNFSKGHQPIVDAAFLSHALLRAPVELIAKLDDRVKHNLIACLKATRTRKPCYNNWLLFAAMTETALYKLGADWDPMRVDFALKKHQEWYLGDGIYGDGDEFHWDYYNSFVIQPMLVDIVLTLGAEAPEWEELTEKVIQRAARHAVQQERLISPEGTFPAIGRSLAYRFGAFQLLSQAALKEWPLPGVASNQVRCALTAVIERMIEAPGTFDPDGWLRIGFCGDQPDMGEAYISTGSLYLCTSVFLPLGLPPEHSFWQGKAEWTSKKAWSGQAFPIDAALQ, encoded by the coding sequence ATGGATCAAGGAGAATTAGATCGTAAAAGATGGATTCAATGGATGCTCCGCATCGCAGAGCCCGTGCTGAGTGCTCTAAATGAACGGTCGCTGAAAAGCAGTATGCCCATCCAGGGGAAACTCGATGATCGGGGGGAGTATACCTATTTGGAGAGCCTCGGAAGACTGCTCTGCGGGATGGCGCCCTGGCTTGAGCTTACAGCGCTTACGGGTGAGGAAGAAGAGCTGCAAAGAAAAATGGCGCTGATTGCACGGAACGCTATTGATGCTGCAACAGACCCCTCTTCCCCGGATTTTATGAACTTCTCCAAGGGACACCAGCCCATAGTGGATGCTGCCTTTTTGTCTCATGCGCTTCTTCGGGCGCCGGTTGAATTGATTGCCAAGCTTGATGACCGCGTGAAACACAATCTGATTGCTTGTTTGAAAGCAACGAGAACCAGAAAACCATGCTATAACAATTGGCTGCTGTTTGCAGCCATGACAGAGACCGCGCTGTACAAGCTTGGTGCAGACTGGGACCCGATGCGTGTGGATTTTGCGCTTAAGAAGCATCAGGAATGGTATCTTGGTGACGGTATTTACGGGGACGGCGATGAGTTTCACTGGGATTATTACAACAGCTTTGTAATCCAGCCCATGCTGGTCGATATCGTGCTGACGCTGGGAGCTGAGGCACCGGAATGGGAAGAGCTCACGGAGAAGGTTATTCAGAGGGCTGCACGCCATGCAGTTCAGCAGGAACGGCTTATTTCACCGGAAGGGACTTTTCCCGCGATCGGGAGATCCTTGGCTTACCGGTTCGGTGCGTTTCAGCTGCTCTCCCAGGCGGCACTGAAGGAGTGGCCGCTGCCAGGGGTCGCCTCCAATCAGGTTCGATGTGCTTTGACAGCTGTCATCGAACGGATGATCGAAGCGCCCGGTACATTTGATCCGGATGGATGGCTGCGTATCGGCTTCTGCGGCGACCAACCGGATATGGGAGAGGCATACATTTCCACCGGCAGTCTATACCTTTGCACTTCCGTATTTTTACCGCTTGGTCTGCCGCCGGAGCATTCATTCTGGCAAGGTAAAGCGGAGTGGACATCGAAGAAGGCATGGAGCGGACAAGCCTTCCCCATCGATGCTGCATTACAATAG
- a CDS encoding glycoside hydrolase family 88 protein has product MSEIHDEGIKNRGKFEHPPAVRKHFCEEAIAYVLHKIDQNLGTFTHKFPEPASVNLVYAAMDNVEWTSSFWTGMLWLAYEITGDVKYRSVAEIQLESYKKRVDEKIATGTHDLGFLYTLSSVAAYKLTKSEAAKEIAVKAADLLMGQYFEKAGIIQAWGGLDDPENGGRMIIDCCMNLPLLYWASEVTGDPKYCQAAYSHVKQAEKYIIREDASSYHTYFMDIYTGAPKYGRTVQGYSDRSCWSRGQAWGIYGFPLSYKYTGDYGLIVLAKKVANYFINRLPDDSIAYWDLIFTSGPEERDSSSSAIAACGLLELSKYLPPTDDNRRLYENAAMHMIHSLASNYTTADHPESNGILLHAVYAKPHNKGIDECNIWGDYFYFEALVRLVKNWELYW; this is encoded by the coding sequence ATGTCAGAGATCCATGATGAAGGAATTAAAAACAGAGGTAAATTTGAGCATCCGCCAGCGGTAAGGAAACATTTCTGTGAAGAAGCAATCGCTTATGTCCTGCACAAAATCGATCAAAACTTAGGAACGTTTACCCACAAATTTCCTGAACCCGCAAGCGTAAACCTGGTCTATGCCGCCATGGACAACGTAGAGTGGACCTCCTCTTTCTGGACCGGCATGCTGTGGCTTGCTTATGAAATCACTGGGGATGTAAAATACCGCAGTGTTGCGGAAATCCAGCTGGAAAGCTATAAAAAACGGGTAGATGAGAAAATTGCAACGGGAACACATGATTTGGGATTTCTCTATACCTTATCCAGTGTCGCAGCTTATAAGCTGACCAAGAGTGAAGCGGCAAAAGAAATCGCAGTCAAAGCAGCAGACCTGCTTATGGGGCAATATTTTGAAAAGGCAGGTATCATCCAGGCGTGGGGAGGTCTGGATGACCCCGAAAATGGCGGACGGATGATTATTGATTGCTGCATGAATCTTCCCTTATTATATTGGGCCAGCGAAGTGACTGGTGATCCGAAGTACTGCCAGGCAGCCTACAGCCACGTGAAGCAGGCAGAGAAATATATCATCCGCGAGGATGCATCCAGCTACCATACCTATTTCATGGATATTTATACAGGTGCCCCCAAGTATGGACGAACAGTGCAGGGCTATTCCGACCGGTCCTGTTGGTCAAGGGGACAGGCATGGGGGATCTACGGTTTTCCGCTCAGCTACAAATATACAGGGGATTACGGTTTAATTGTTCTTGCCAAAAAAGTGGCGAACTATTTCATTAACCGCCTTCCGGATGATTCCATAGCGTATTGGGACCTCATTTTCACTTCAGGTCCGGAGGAGAGAGACAGCTCATCATCGGCCATTGCGGCCTGCGGCCTGCTGGAGCTCTCCAAATATCTCCCGCCGACTGACGACAATCGAAGATTATATGAAAATGCAGCTATGCACATGATACATTCTCTCGCATCCAACTACACCACTGCAGACCATCCGGAGTCCAACGGAATACTGCTCCATGCAGTGTATGCCAAGCCTCACAATAAAGGAATCGACGAATGCAACATTTGGGGCGACTACTTTTACTTTGAAGCACTGGTGCGTCTGGTAAAAAATTGGGAATTATATTGGTAG